TCCCTTACAATCAGCTCTCTTAAAAGCTCCTCTCTCTTCAAGCTCGTCACCCCCAAAAGATATTTTTCAAGTTATCTTCTCTCCTCCTCCTGCTCTCTTTGAGCTTCCTCGATTATCCTCTTTGCTATATCGGGTGGAACTTCCTCATAGTGGGAAAACTTCATCCTAAAGGTGCCTCTGCCCGAAGTTATGGAACGCAGGGTTATGGCATATCTGGACATCTCCGCCATAGGTACAAGAGCCTTAACAACCTGAAGCCTCCCCTTAGCCTCTATTCCAAGAATCCTCCCCCTCCTGCTATTAAGGTCTCCCATAACATCTCCGAGATACTCCTCTGGAACGGTAACTTCAACCTCCATTATGGGCTCTAAAAGAACAGGATTAGCTTCCGCTATACCCTTCTTAAAGGAAAGAGAAGCCGCTATTTTAAAAGCCATTTCGGATGAGTCTACCTCGTGATACTTCCCATCGTATAGCGTAGCCTTAAAATCTACCGTTGGATAACCAGCTAAAACTCCCTTCTGCATTGCCTCACGGAGTCCCTTCTCAACCGCCGGGATGTATTGCTTTGGCACAACCCCTCCAACGATCCTATCAGCAAACTCAAAGCCGCTTCCTCTGGGCAAAGGCTCATACTCTATCCAAACCCAACCATACTGCCCACGTCCACCGCTTTGCTTCACATATTTACCCTCGGCTTTGGATCTTCCCTTTATAGTCTCCCTGTAGGGTATCTTTGGCATTCTTACATTCAAGTCAACATTATACCTGCTTTTCATTCTCTCTATAGCAACCTCAAGGTGAATATCACCCATACCCGCAATAATCGTATCTCCAGTCTCGGTATTCTTATAAGCCTTAAATGTAGGATCAGCTTCCATGAGCCTCTGAAGGGCATTGCTCAAGCGATCCTCATCCCCCTTCGTCTTTGGCTCTATAGCAAGCGAGTAAACCGGATCAGGGAACTCAACAGCCGGAAAGACAATAGGAGAATCTTTAGCACATAAAGTATCCCCAAAACCACTAACCTTTGGCTTGGCTATAACAACGATATCACCTGCAATTGCTTTATCAGCCTTGGTGAGAGATTTACCCATAGGATAGGATAAATTGCTCAACCTCTCCTCATCCCCCTTGGAAGAATTCAAAACGGTTGCATCTGCTGAAGCCTCCCCCGACCAAACTCTAAGATAGACGAGCTTCCCAACGTATGGATCCAATGCAACCTTAAAAGCCCAAGCGGAAAAGGGCTCGGAGATATCGGGCTTTCTTTCCAGTTCTTCACCGGTTTCGGGATGCTTACCTTTAACAGGGGGTCTGTCCGTAGGAGAAGG
This is a stretch of genomic DNA from Synergistota bacterium. It encodes these proteins:
- a CDS encoding elongation factor G, producing AEAREKLIEKIVETDEELMERYLNGEEIPPDEIIKAMRKAVISGELIPVLPGSASENIGVKQLMDYIVDLLPSPTDRPPVKGKHPETGEELERKPDISEPFSAWAFKVALDPYVGKLVYLRVWSGEASADATVLNSSKGDEERLSNLSYPMGKSLTKADKAIAGDIVVIAKPKVSGFGDTLCAKDSPIVFPAVEFPDPVYSLAIEPKTKGDEDRLSNALQRLMEADPTFKAYKNTETGDTIIAGMGDIHLEVAIERMKSRYNVDLNVRMPKIPYRETIKGRSKAEGKYVKQSGGRGQYGWVWIEYEPLPRGSGFEFADRIVGGVVPKQYIPAVEKGLREAMQKGVLAGYPTVDFKATLYDGKYHEVDSSEMAFKIAASLSFKKGIAEANPVLLEPIMEVEVTVPEEYLGDVMGDLNSRRGRILGIEAKGRLQVVKALVPMAEMSRYAITLRSITSGRGTFRMKFSHYEEVPPDIAKRIIEEAQREQEEERR